ACCTCGCCGTCTTCGACCAGTCGACCCGAGCGGTTGAAGATGAAGCCGGCGATCGTTTCGAACTCCTCGCCCTCGGGGAGTTCGATGTCGAGCGCCTCGTTTACCTCGTCGATGTTGACCTCGCCGCGAACGATGACGGTGTCGTCGTCGACGAACTCGACCGGGTGTTCTTCTTCTTCCTCGAGCAGTTCGCCGACGACCGCCTCGGTGATGTCCTCCGTCGTGAGGATTCCTTCGGTCGTCCCGAACTCGTCGAGTACGACGGCGAGGTGGACACGTTCGCTTTGCATTTCCCCGAGAAGTTCGTCGACGTTCTTGGATTCGGGGACGTGGAGGGTCGGTTGGACGAGATCCGTGAGTTCGACGTCACTTCCTTCGCCGTAGAGGTGTTCGCGGACCAGATCGCGGATGGAGACGACGCCGATGACGTTGTCCAGGCTCGCCTCGTAGACGGGCAGGCGCTCGTGGCCCGACTGCACGCAGGCCTGGATCGCCTCTTCGATCGACACGCTCTTCGCGATTGCTTCGACGTCGAGTCGCGGCGTCATCACCTCCTTGGCGATCGTGTTGTTGAACCGCAGGATGCGCTGGAGCATCTCCTTTTCGCCCTCCTCGAGGACGCCTTCCCGTTCGCCGGTCTCGATGATGTCTTGAATCTCGTCGCGGCTGACGTAGGAGTCCTCGATGGACGACTGGCCGCCGGTCACGCGGTTTACCAGTCGTGTGAGATAATCGAAGACGACGACCAGCGGAAAGAGCACCGCCTGCGATACCTTCAACGGGCTCGCAGTTTTAAGCGCCCAGGATTCCGTGTTCTCGACGGCGTATGACTTCGGCCCCGATTCTCCGAACAGCAACACGACCGCAGTCACGCCGAACGTGGAGACGAGAACGGCCGGACCGGGATCGAAGTAGAACCCGACCAGCGCAGTCGCTATCGACGACATCG
The sequence above is drawn from the Halostagnicola kamekurae genome and encodes:
- a CDS encoding hemolysin family protein, encoding MTPIQHLLVAGISVNQDMLTLIGSVALLVLLGLSAFFSSSELAMFSLARHRIDALQEEGAQGAQTLAELKADPHRLLVTILVGNNLVNIAMSSIATALVGFYFDPGPAVLVSTFGVTAVVLLFGESGPKSYAVENTESWALKTASPLKVSQAVLFPLVVVFDYLTRLVNRVTGGQSSIEDSYVSRDEIQDIIETGEREGVLEEGEKEMLQRILRFNNTIAKEVMTPRLDVEAIAKSVSIEEAIQACVQSGHERLPVYEASLDNVIGVVSIRDLVREHLYGEGSDVELTDLVQPTLHVPESKNVDELLGEMQSERVHLAVVLDEFGTTEGILTTEDITEAVVGELLEEEEEHPVEFVDDDTVIVRGEVNIDEVNEALDIELPEGEEFETIAGFIFNRSGRLVEDGEVFVHDDIEIRIEQVENTRITRSRIRKIEDDETGDGSEAAGDAEQEAVSGEAES